A stretch of Triticum aestivum cultivar Chinese Spring chromosome 1D, IWGSC CS RefSeq v2.1, whole genome shotgun sequence DNA encodes these proteins:
- the LOC123168040 gene encoding kiwellin-1: MATRPVSYALLLVLTTLPLALATSFPHRALLQTCQPSGTIAGESGSCSTENDSECCEDGRRYRTFACSPRVTGRTRASLTLNSFADGGDGGGRSECDEKFHPDSQMVVALSTGWFAGGGRCGKRVVIRAANGRSATATVVDECDSKHGCDEEHNFEPPCANNIVDGSPAVWKALGLDTDDGVVPVTWSDA, encoded by the coding sequence ATGGCTACTCGTCCCGTGTCCTAcgcgctcctcctcgtcctcacgaCCCTTCCCCTAGCCCTCGCCACCAGCTTTCCACACCGCGCTCTACTCCAGACATGCCAGCCAAGCGGCACCATCGCCGGCGAGTCCGGCAGCTGCAGCACGGAGAACGACTCCGAGTGCTGCGAAGACGGGCGGCGCTACAGAACGTTCGCGTGCTCCCCGCGCGTCACGGGAAGGACCCGCGCCTCGCTCACGCTCAACAGCTTCGCCGACGGCGGGGACGGCGGAGGCAGGTCCGAGTGCGACGAGAAGTTCCACCCAGACTCCCAGATGGTCGTGGCGCTGTCGACAGGGTGGTTCGCTGGTGGGGGGCGGTGCGGGAAGCGCGTCGTGATCCGGGCCGCCAACGGGAGGTCCGCCACGGCCACGGTGGTGGACGAGTGCGACTCGAAGCACGGCTGCGACGAGGAGCACAACTTCGAGCCCCCGTGCGCGAACAACATTGTCGACGGGTCGCCGGCCGTGTGGAAGGCGCTCGGGCTCGACACGGATGACGGGGTGGTGCCGGTCACGTGGTCCGACGCGTGA